Proteins found in one Salvia splendens isolate huo1 chromosome 10, SspV2, whole genome shotgun sequence genomic segment:
- the LOC121751745 gene encoding uncharacterized protein LOC121751745, with translation MGNTDKHNAYSAPHAQNTEMTLEDLESARSQGFSCPLSTPNNWTNPATSAHKALYESGLLNDIAGQHSYPAQQMQNNVTTVVSPIPIRPVSITQGSPYQMNTTSGFYVSGSNAPSSSSFKRRVPSQDETTPNNQSWNSNFGRGLRRYSSSYNNGERYSLHDPIYASSLLQMEMILKIMEQEFSSSKSLSNSNKRRQSFTDELHDIVNSSSQDFSAERETRYSIPQTSQYQTTNLEGAPNFSQSRQTQFSRSPSQVPFESSGIDATLNINMHNTYSVPHGQNTEMISESLDFIRFTFRPRSQGFSYPLNTPNGYDLSNNVKSPTTSTPKVPYDNPTSGLLNVVAAQRCYPTQQAQNNVATIESPLPIRPASTTQGIPYPMNTPSGSNGPSSSSLKRKAPSQDGTPPNYQSRNSNFGRGLHRYSSSSNNGGRWTKSNMKSRYSLYDKRYEDVGLPVDPHLRIFIATNGNGNGDSTSRKRD, from the exons ATGGGAAATACCGACAAACACAATGCTTATTCGGCGCCTCATGCTCAAAACACTGAAATGACACTTGAGGATTTGGAATCCGCACG GTCCCAAGGCTTTTCATGTCCATTGAGTACACCCAATAATTGGACAAACCCTGCCACATCAGCACACAAG GCATTGTATGAATCTGGTTTATTAAATGACATTGCAGGCCAACATAGTTATCCGGCACAACAAATGCAAAACAATGTCACAACTGTTGTGTCTCCTATTCCAATTAG GCCGGTTAGTATTACTCAAGGAAGTCCATATCAAATGAATACAACAAGTGGCTTCTATGTGAGTGGTTCTAACGCTCCCTCATCATCATCGTTCAAG AGGAGAGTGCCTTCTCAAGATGAGACAACTCCAAATAACCAAAGTTGGAATTCCAATTTTGGTCGAGGTCTCCGTAGGTACAGTTCAAGCTACAACAATGGTGAAAG GTACTCATTGCATGACCCCATTTACGCATCTTCGTTGCTTCAAATGGAAATG atcTTAAAAATAATGGAGCAAGAATTTTCATCATCAAAATCACTGtcaaattcaaataaaagaaggCAAAGCTTTACTGATGAACTGCATGATATTGTGAATTCATCTTCACAAGATTTCTCAGCTGAAAGAGAAACAAGATACAG CATCCCTCAAACAAGTCAATATCAAACTACGAATTTGGAGGGTGCACCAAATTTTTCACAAAGTAGGCAGACGCAATTTTCAAGAAGTCCATCACAG GTGCCATTTGAAAGCTCAGGAATTGATGCAACGTTAAATATTAACATGCACAATACTTATTCAGTGCCTCATGGCCAGAACACCGAAATGATATCAGAGAGTTTAGATTTCATCAG ATTTACCTTTAGGCCGAGATCTCAAGGCTTTTCATATCCATTGAATACACCCAATGGCTATGACCTCTCCAACAATGTGAAAAGCCCAACAACCTCAACACCCAAG GTACCGTATGATAACCCGACGTCGGGTTTATTAAATGTTGTTGCAGCTCAACGATGTTATCCAACACAACAAGCGCAAAATAACGTTGCAACTATTGAATCTCCACTTCCAATCAG ACCGGCTAGTACTACACAAGGAATTCCATATCCAATGAATACACCAAGTGGTTCTAATGGCCCCTCATCATCGTCATTGAAG AGGAAAGCGCCTTCACAAGATGGCACACCTCCAAATTACCAAAGCAGGAATTCCAACTTTGGTCGAGGTCTACATAGATACAGCTCAAGCAGCAACAATGGGGGAAG ATGGACTAAATCGAATATGAAATCTAGGTACTCATTGTACGACAAGAGATACGAGGATGTCGGCCTTCCTGTCGACCCCCATTTACGCATCTTCATTGCTACAAATGGAAATG GAAATGGAGATTCAACATCGAGGAAAAGGGACTGA
- the LOC121750407 gene encoding probable serine/threonine-protein kinase PBL26: MGFFSCFTRSKVKGEKQNEPMAKASPQPAEHGAKNSQAIAAEDGDDDEDKAEAFNFRDLATATKNFKQECLLGEGDIGRVYKGILQSGQIMAVRQLDRTGTQGSKDFQAEIVKLSQLHHPNLVKIIGYCADGDQRLLVYEYFPSGSLENHLFDISGDRKPLCWPARMKIAYGIALGLEFLHDKANPPIIYRDLKASNIMLDETNTAKLSEYGLAKLLQGGTNPNVSPRMVSSYGYCAPEFEMHGEVTVKADVFSFGVILLELITGRRAFDSQRPTEEQVLGNWVKPFLRNPKKFPEMADPLLESQYPITSLNQAIGVASMCIQEEPAVRPLISDAVAALSFLAADPNSL; encoded by the exons ATGGGTTTCTTCTCGTGTTTTACGAGAAGCAAAGTCAAAGGGGAGAAGCAGAATGAGCCAATGGCTAAAGCTAGTCCTCAACCGGCCG AACATGGTGCTAAGAACTCGCAAGCAATTGCAGCAGAGGATGGTGACGACGACGAAGATAAGGCAGAAGCGTTCAATTTCCGCGATCTTGCAACAgctacaaaaaatttcaaacaagAATGTCTGTTGGGAGAAGGTGATATTGGGAGAGTATATAAAGgaatccttcaatccggccag ATCATGGCTGTTAGGCAGCTAGACAGAACTGGAACACAAGGGAGCAAAGATTTCCAAGCTGAAATAGTGAAATTAAGTCAGCTTCACCACCCAAATCTGGTGAAAATAATTGGATATTGTGCTGATGGAGATCAAAGGCTTCTAGTTTATGAATACTTTCCATCTGGTTCTTTGGAAAATCATCTATTTG ATATTTCAGGTGATCGAAAGCCGTTATGCTGGCCGGCAAGAATGAAGATAGCATACGGCATAGCTCTTGGGCTCGAGTTTCTGCACGACAAGGCCAACCCGCCCATCATATACCGCGATTTGAAGGCGTCGAACATCATGCTGGACGAGACGAACACCGCGAAGCTGTCGGAATACGGCCTGGCTAAGCTCTTGCAGGGCGGCACCAATCCGAATGTGTCACCCAGAATGGTCTCGTCTTATGGTTATTGTGCACCTGAGTTCGAGATGCACGGTGAGGTCACAGTGAAGGCTGATGTCTTTAGCTTTGGTGTCATCCTGCTGGAGCTGATCACGGGCCGAAGAGCCTTCGACAGCCAGAGGCCCACAGAGGAGCAAGTTCTCGGAAATTGG GTGAAACCGTTTCTCAGGAATCCGAAGAAGTTTCCTGAGATGGCGGACCCACTTCTGGAAAGTCAATACCCTATAACGAGCTTGAATCAGGCGATCGGGGTGGCATCAATGTGTATTCAGGAGGAGCCGGCCGTACGGCCTTTGATCTCTGATGCCGTGGCTGCATTGAGTTTTTTGGCGGCCGACCCTAATAGTTTGTAA
- the LOC121753073 gene encoding protein LUTEIN DEFICIENT 5, chloroplastic-like isoform X1, with product MAASLSFHQFSPQTFQARDWRRKFSPAVNLKSNGNSVVSCSASGNGRGGPGDDAVKDVERRLEEKRRAELSARIASGEFTVEKPSFQSQLKNGLSKLGLPKEIVEFIVNVTGGSGDYLKIPEAKGLIGAIRNEAFFVPLYELYLTYGGIFRLTFGPKSFLIVSDPSIAKHILKDNPKSYSKGILAEILDFVMGKGLIPADGEIWRVRRRAIVPALHQKFVAAMFSLFGDATDRLCKKLDAAASDGEDVEMESLFSRLTLDIIGKAVFNYDFDSLSVDTGIVEAVYTVLREAEDRSVAPIPFWEIPIWKDISPKLRKVNAALKLVNDTLDDLIAICKKIVDEEELQFHEEYMNERDPSILHFLLASGDDVSSKQLRDDLMTMLIAGHETSAAVLTWTFYLLSQEPSVMAKLQKEVDSVLGYRFPTVEDMKKLKYTTRVINESLRLYPQPPVLIRRSLGDDMLGKYPIKKDEDIFISVWNLHRSPHLWEEADKFNPERWPLDGPNPNETNQNFSYLPFGGGPRKCIGDMFATFETVVAVAMLVRRFDFQLAVGAPPVKMTTGATIHTTEGLKMTVRRRQQAPVIPNLEVSTMNVDSSPNIQETDQTSLNLLER from the exons ATGGCAGCGAGTCTCTCCTTCCATCAGTTCTCGCCGCAGACGTTTCAGGCGAGGGACTGGAGAAGGAAATTCAGCCCTGCTGTTAATTTGAAGTCCAATG GGAATTCTGTGGTTAGTTGCTCGGCGTCGGGCAATGGGAGAGGAGGCCCCGGAGATGATGCGGTGAAGGATGTGGAGAGGCGTTTGGAAGAGAAGCGTAGGGCGGAGCTCTCGGCGCGAATTGCTTCCGGAGAATTTACAGTCGAGAAGCCAAG CTTTCAATCGCAACTCAAAAATGGTTTGTCGAAACTGGGCTTACCGAAAGAGATAGTTGAGTTCATAGTCAATGTCACTGGCGGTTCAGGGGACTATCTGAAGATTCCGGAAGCAAAAGGCTTGATTGGCGCCATCAGAAACGAGGCATTTTTCGTGCCATTGTATGAGCTTTACCTAACTTATGGTGGAATTTTCAGACTAACATTTGGTCCTAAG TCGTTTCTAATAGTTTCGGATCCTTCAATCGCCAAACATATATTGAAAGACAATCCAAAATCTTATTCGAAG GGAATTTTAGCTGAGATCTTAGACTTTGTAATGGGAAAAGGGCTTATACCCGCTGATGGGGAAATATGGCGTGTTAGAAGACGTGCTATAGTGCCTGCGTTGCATCAGAAG TTTGTGGCTGCCATGTTTAGCTTGTTTGGAGACGCGACTGATCGACTATGCAAAAAGCTTGACGCTGCTGCATCTGATGGCGAGGATGTTGAGATGGAGTCCCTCTTTTCCCGTTTGACATTAGATATCATTGGGAAAGCTGTATTCAATTATGATTTTGACTCTTTAAGTGTCGATACTGGAATTGTTGAG GCTGTTTACACTGTTTTACGAGAAGCAGAGGACAGAAGTGTCGCGCCAATTCCTTTTTGGGAGATTCCTATATGGAAAGATATTTCGCCAAAGTTGAGGAAGGTTAATGCTGCTCTGAAGCTAGTGAACGACACATTAGATGACCTGATTGCAATTTGTAAG AAAATTGTGGATGAAGAAGAACTGCAGTTCCATGAGGAGTACATGAACGAACGAGATCCTAGCATTCTTCATTTCCTATTAGCATCTGGGGATGAT GTTTCAAGCAAACAACTCCGTGATGATCTGATGACAATGCTCATAGCTGGACATGAAACATCGGCGGCTGTGCTGACATGGACATTTTATCTTCTTTCACAG GAGCCCAGTGTGATGGCCAAGCTTCAAAAAGAG GTTGATTCAGTTCTAGGTTATCGATTTCCTACCGTTGAAGACATGAAGAAGCTCAAATATACAACTAGAGTTATCAATGAA TCGTTGAGACTCTATCCACAGCCTCCTGTTTTGATTCGTCGTTCCCTCGGTGATGACATGCTTGGGAAGTACCCAATTAAAAA GGATGAGGATATATTCATATCTGTGTGGAATTTGCACCGTTCCCCTCATCTCTGGGAAGAAGCCGACAAATTCAATCCTGAAAGATGGCCTTTAGACGGCCCAAATCCAAACGAGACAAACCAGAATTTCAG CTACTTGCCGTTCGGGGGAGGTCCAAGAAAGTGTATAGGAGACATGTTTGCAACATTCGAG ACTGTTGTAGCAGTCGCAATGCTTGTCCGTAGATTTGATTTCCAGCTCGCAGTTGGTGCCCCTCCA GTCAAGATGACTACTGGCGCAACCATCCACACCACAGAAGGTCTGAAAATGACAGTTAGGAGAAGGCAGCAAGCTCCTGTGATTCCGAACCTGGAGGTTTCGACTATGAATGTGGACTCGTCGCCAAACATTCAAGAGACAGATCAGACCAGCCTCAATTTATTAGAGAGATAG
- the LOC121753073 gene encoding protein LUTEIN DEFICIENT 5, chloroplastic-like isoform X2, which yields MIGFAGNSVVSCSASGNGRGGPGDDAVKDVERRLEEKRRAELSARIASGEFTVEKPSFQSQLKNGLSKLGLPKEIVEFIVNVTGGSGDYLKIPEAKGLIGAIRNEAFFVPLYELYLTYGGIFRLTFGPKSFLIVSDPSIAKHILKDNPKSYSKGILAEILDFVMGKGLIPADGEIWRVRRRAIVPALHQKFVAAMFSLFGDATDRLCKKLDAAASDGEDVEMESLFSRLTLDIIGKAVFNYDFDSLSVDTGIVEAVYTVLREAEDRSVAPIPFWEIPIWKDISPKLRKVNAALKLVNDTLDDLIAICKKIVDEEELQFHEEYMNERDPSILHFLLASGDDVSSKQLRDDLMTMLIAGHETSAAVLTWTFYLLSQEPSVMAKLQKEVDSVLGYRFPTVEDMKKLKYTTRVINESLRLYPQPPVLIRRSLGDDMLGKYPIKKDEDIFISVWNLHRSPHLWEEADKFNPERWPLDGPNPNETNQNFSYLPFGGGPRKCIGDMFATFETVVAVAMLVRRFDFQLAVGAPPVKMTTGATIHTTEGLKMTVRRRQQAPVIPNLEVSTMNVDSSPNIQETDQTSLNLLER from the exons ATG ATTGGATTTGCAGGGAATTCTGTGGTTAGTTGCTCGGCGTCGGGCAATGGGAGAGGAGGCCCCGGAGATGATGCGGTGAAGGATGTGGAGAGGCGTTTGGAAGAGAAGCGTAGGGCGGAGCTCTCGGCGCGAATTGCTTCCGGAGAATTTACAGTCGAGAAGCCAAG CTTTCAATCGCAACTCAAAAATGGTTTGTCGAAACTGGGCTTACCGAAAGAGATAGTTGAGTTCATAGTCAATGTCACTGGCGGTTCAGGGGACTATCTGAAGATTCCGGAAGCAAAAGGCTTGATTGGCGCCATCAGAAACGAGGCATTTTTCGTGCCATTGTATGAGCTTTACCTAACTTATGGTGGAATTTTCAGACTAACATTTGGTCCTAAG TCGTTTCTAATAGTTTCGGATCCTTCAATCGCCAAACATATATTGAAAGACAATCCAAAATCTTATTCGAAG GGAATTTTAGCTGAGATCTTAGACTTTGTAATGGGAAAAGGGCTTATACCCGCTGATGGGGAAATATGGCGTGTTAGAAGACGTGCTATAGTGCCTGCGTTGCATCAGAAG TTTGTGGCTGCCATGTTTAGCTTGTTTGGAGACGCGACTGATCGACTATGCAAAAAGCTTGACGCTGCTGCATCTGATGGCGAGGATGTTGAGATGGAGTCCCTCTTTTCCCGTTTGACATTAGATATCATTGGGAAAGCTGTATTCAATTATGATTTTGACTCTTTAAGTGTCGATACTGGAATTGTTGAG GCTGTTTACACTGTTTTACGAGAAGCAGAGGACAGAAGTGTCGCGCCAATTCCTTTTTGGGAGATTCCTATATGGAAAGATATTTCGCCAAAGTTGAGGAAGGTTAATGCTGCTCTGAAGCTAGTGAACGACACATTAGATGACCTGATTGCAATTTGTAAG AAAATTGTGGATGAAGAAGAACTGCAGTTCCATGAGGAGTACATGAACGAACGAGATCCTAGCATTCTTCATTTCCTATTAGCATCTGGGGATGAT GTTTCAAGCAAACAACTCCGTGATGATCTGATGACAATGCTCATAGCTGGACATGAAACATCGGCGGCTGTGCTGACATGGACATTTTATCTTCTTTCACAG GAGCCCAGTGTGATGGCCAAGCTTCAAAAAGAG GTTGATTCAGTTCTAGGTTATCGATTTCCTACCGTTGAAGACATGAAGAAGCTCAAATATACAACTAGAGTTATCAATGAA TCGTTGAGACTCTATCCACAGCCTCCTGTTTTGATTCGTCGTTCCCTCGGTGATGACATGCTTGGGAAGTACCCAATTAAAAA GGATGAGGATATATTCATATCTGTGTGGAATTTGCACCGTTCCCCTCATCTCTGGGAAGAAGCCGACAAATTCAATCCTGAAAGATGGCCTTTAGACGGCCCAAATCCAAACGAGACAAACCAGAATTTCAG CTACTTGCCGTTCGGGGGAGGTCCAAGAAAGTGTATAGGAGACATGTTTGCAACATTCGAG ACTGTTGTAGCAGTCGCAATGCTTGTCCGTAGATTTGATTTCCAGCTCGCAGTTGGTGCCCCTCCA GTCAAGATGACTACTGGCGCAACCATCCACACCACAGAAGGTCTGAAAATGACAGTTAGGAGAAGGCAGCAAGCTCCTGTGATTCCGAACCTGGAGGTTTCGACTATGAATGTGGACTCGTCGCCAAACATTCAAGAGACAGATCAGACCAGCCTCAATTTATTAGAGAGATAG